In one window of Photorhabdus laumondii subsp. laumondii DNA:
- a CDS encoding helix-turn-helix domain-containing protein codes for MAAKSKFKSPAFEAIHSAASGLFSVDAIPQETMRHFDKACLNNVDDLQPVEIKALREKLNVSQPVFASYLNTSVSTVQKWESGVKRPGGLALKLLTVVQKHGLKVLV; via the coding sequence ATGGCTGCAAAAAGTAAATTCAAGAGTCCTGCATTTGAGGCCATCCACAGCGCGGCTTCTGGATTATTCAGCGTCGATGCTATCCCGCAGGAAACGATGCGCCACTTTGATAAAGCGTGCCTTAATAACGTGGACGACCTGCAACCTGTTGAGATTAAGGCGCTGCGCGAGAAGCTGAACGTCAGCCAGCCAGTTTTTGCCAGTTATCTGAATACCAGTGTGTCAACGGTGCAGAAATGGGAAAGCGGCGTAAAACGCCCTGGTGGATTGGCGCTGAAACTGCTTACCGTGGTGCAGAAGCATGGGTTGAAGGTGTTGGTTTGA
- a CDS encoding S8 family peptidase: protein MANTNFLIGRGELLTHDIPSPKRRMDKSEVYTLTEAKKRLTPQIQTTNDIFKKLPAHSCPHDYAVAKLTMNPSYIARSYFPTAMLRNTDLKSVGSKTVKIVPEKWKRKIDVIEHPTTQLFVAGKRSAFRNLSEWISELENNSAESIDFARIEAFEAYLPEERFIIPENIQETHFEVGIHLLQNDDEDFVQRKFIDYAKSLDITVYSDLTFTAGSLWFLPVQGNISAIKKLAQFTFVRVIRPVPKLRGLRPLRRTSGTAIPCTLPEEAPLSNDIRVAILDGGLPDKHPIKPWLKSYRVLDEHANDNPDALEHGLGVSSAFLFGPIKSNVKPPIPYAYIDNLRVLDNKAYEEDPLELYRTLGLIEEVLLSRQYQFLNLSLGPDLPIEDTEVHAWTSVIDDLLSDGETLMTVAVGNNGDMDKESGNARIQIPADCVNALAIGASDSTNDDNWQKASYSAIGPGRSPGVMKPDIVAFGGETSEYFHVLTEGSKPNITPERGTSFAAPYALRNAVGIRAILGNNLNLLAIKALLIHSSKNKDHPSIEVGWGKIPEDLNDIIVSPNGVARIVYQGELKPGKYLRAPVPLPISGLTGKINLTATFCYATATDPQDSASYTKAGLEVSFRPNDSRIKDGKKNAETAGFFELKKFATESEQRSDMGKWETVLHASKNMLGSTLKSPVFDIHYNARESGGSVPGNKADKIQYALIITVKAAKHQDLYNDILRAYNKILVPIQPQTSIPIRS, encoded by the coding sequence ATGGCTAATACTAATTTTTTGATCGGTCGTGGCGAACTATTAACACATGATATCCCATCGCCTAAAAGAAGAATGGATAAATCTGAGGTTTATACACTAACAGAAGCAAAAAAACGTTTAACACCTCAAATACAAACAACTAACGATATATTTAAAAAGCTACCAGCACACTCCTGCCCGCATGATTATGCAGTAGCCAAATTAACAATGAACCCTAGCTATATTGCAAGGTCTTATTTCCCTACGGCTATGTTGAGAAATACAGATTTAAAATCTGTGGGTAGCAAAACTGTAAAAATTGTACCTGAAAAATGGAAAAGAAAAATAGATGTTATTGAGCACCCAACTACTCAGCTATTTGTAGCCGGAAAACGTTCAGCATTTAGAAATTTATCTGAGTGGATCAGTGAATTAGAAAATAACTCTGCTGAATCAATTGATTTCGCCAGAATAGAAGCGTTTGAAGCATATCTACCGGAAGAACGTTTTATTATTCCTGAAAATATACAAGAAACACATTTCGAAGTAGGAATTCATCTTCTTCAAAATGATGATGAGGATTTTGTCCAGCGTAAATTTATCGATTATGCAAAGTCATTGGATATAACCGTATACTCTGATCTAACCTTTACGGCCGGCTCTTTATGGTTTTTACCCGTGCAAGGTAATATATCCGCTATAAAAAAACTAGCTCAGTTTACCTTCGTTAGGGTAATAAGGCCTGTTCCTAAATTAAGAGGTTTAAGGCCTTTAAGAAGAACATCCGGTACCGCAATACCGTGTACACTCCCCGAAGAAGCCCCGCTATCAAATGATATAAGAGTTGCAATACTTGATGGTGGGTTGCCTGATAAGCATCCAATAAAACCGTGGTTAAAATCATATCGGGTGTTAGACGAGCATGCGAATGACAATCCCGATGCTTTAGAACATGGTTTAGGCGTTTCGTCTGCATTTTTATTTGGACCGATAAAAAGCAATGTTAAGCCCCCTATCCCGTACGCGTATATTGATAATTTAAGAGTTCTAGATAATAAAGCATATGAAGAAGACCCGTTAGAGTTATACCGAACTTTAGGTTTAATCGAAGAGGTTTTACTCTCTAGGCAATATCAATTCTTAAATTTAAGTTTAGGCCCTGATTTACCGATTGAAGATACTGAGGTTCACGCTTGGACATCCGTTATTGACGATCTTCTAAGTGATGGCGAAACTTTAATGACCGTCGCTGTTGGAAACAATGGAGATATGGATAAAGAATCAGGAAATGCCAGAATTCAAATCCCCGCTGATTGTGTAAACGCTTTAGCAATTGGTGCATCTGATTCAACTAATGATGATAACTGGCAAAAAGCTTCGTATAGTGCAATTGGACCGGGAAGAAGTCCCGGTGTAATGAAACCTGATATTGTAGCTTTTGGGGGTGAAACATCTGAATATTTTCATGTTCTCACGGAAGGCTCTAAGCCTAATATTACTCCTGAGCGTGGCACTAGCTTTGCTGCTCCATATGCACTAAGAAATGCTGTAGGCATAAGAGCTATTTTAGGTAACAATCTCAACTTATTAGCAATTAAAGCACTATTGATTCACTCATCAAAAAATAAAGATCATCCAAGCATTGAAGTTGGGTGGGGGAAAATACCTGAAGATTTAAATGATATTATTGTTAGCCCTAATGGTGTAGCACGCATCGTATATCAAGGGGAATTAAAACCCGGTAAATATTTAAGAGCCCCTGTTCCGTTACCAATCTCAGGCTTAACAGGAAAAATAAATTTAACCGCTACTTTCTGTTACGCAACGGCTACAGATCCACAAGACTCAGCATCATATACAAAAGCCGGGTTAGAAGTATCTTTTAGGCCGAATGACTCTAGAATTAAAGACGGTAAAAAGAACGCTGAAACCGCAGGTTTTTTCGAACTTAAAAAATTTGCCACTGAAAGCGAGCAACGTTCTGATATGGGAAAATGGGAAACCGTCCTTCATGCATCTAAAAATATGCTAGGTTCCACTCTAAAAAGTCCAGTATTCGACATACATTATAATGCTAGAGAGTCCGGGGGAAGTGTTCCGGGAAATAAAGCAGACAAAATTCAATATGCACTAATCATTACTGTAAAGGCCGCAAAACATCAAGATTTATATAATGACATATTACGAGCTTATAATAAAATTTTAGTGCCTATACAGCCTCAAACGTCTATACCGATTCGTTCGTAA
- a CDS encoding AAA family ATPase: MGELIGIQADLARLVRLVINEQYDDVRLYVARLVRKYRENTPELSAQLDLYLRSKPFKKTQSLRKATTPPNIISEALPVDEDSRLTLLKTSPTTDAIPKPLLNTGIEDALDQLILERKNINKLEKIGLQPTRSAIFVGPPGVGKTLTASWLAQKLGVPFYVLDLTAVMSSYLGKSGNNLRAALDFAKRGPCVLLLDEIDSIAKKRSDDSDVGELKRLVTVILQEVDQWPSSSVLLAATNYEELIDPALWRRFDLVLHFEKPDSETIKEAIQRFLGSDYAIFARWIDILVILFKNESFSNIERSINKFRRSIALGIASDEVLIEDFIKDSLSKLDKTEKRNVAINLSKNSKLSQHAISDLTGVSRDTIRKYSAA, from the coding sequence ATGGGCGAATTAATTGGAATTCAGGCAGATTTAGCCCGGTTAGTAAGATTGGTTATTAACGAGCAGTACGATGATGTTAGGCTATATGTAGCACGGCTAGTACGTAAGTATCGAGAGAACACGCCGGAGCTATCAGCACAGCTTGACTTGTATTTACGTAGTAAGCCCTTCAAGAAAACTCAAAGCTTACGTAAGGCAACTACACCACCTAATATAATTTCAGAAGCCTTACCAGTAGATGAAGATTCAAGACTAACGCTATTAAAAACATCACCAACGACAGATGCGATACCAAAGCCATTATTAAATACAGGGATTGAAGATGCGTTAGACCAGCTAATTCTTGAACGTAAAAACATTAATAAACTAGAAAAAATCGGATTACAACCGACCCGTTCAGCTATCTTTGTTGGTCCTCCCGGGGTAGGTAAAACATTAACGGCAAGCTGGCTAGCCCAAAAATTAGGCGTGCCTTTCTATGTACTTGACCTAACAGCAGTAATGAGTAGTTATTTAGGCAAAAGTGGTAATAACCTTAGAGCAGCCTTAGATTTTGCCAAAAGAGGTCCATGTGTTTTATTACTAGATGAAATCGATTCAATAGCTAAAAAAAGAAGTGACGATTCGGATGTTGGCGAACTTAAACGTTTAGTTACAGTGATTCTTCAAGAAGTCGATCAATGGCCTTCGTCTAGCGTGTTACTTGCTGCGACAAACTATGAAGAGCTTATCGATCCCGCATTGTGGAGAAGATTTGACCTTGTACTTCATTTTGAAAAACCTGATAGCGAAACAATCAAAGAAGCTATACAACGCTTTCTAGGTTCAGATTATGCCATTTTTGCTCGATGGATCGATATTCTTGTAATCCTGTTTAAAAATGAGTCTTTCAGCAATATTGAACGTTCAATTAACAAATTTCGTCGTTCAATAGCTTTAGGTATCGCATCTGATGAGGTACTAATTGAAGATTTCATTAAAGATAGCTTATCAAAGCTTGATAAAACAGAAAAAAGAAATGTCGCTATTAATTTAAGTAAAAACTCTAAACTATCTCAGCATGCAATATCAGATTTAACAGGTGTTAGTAGAGACACCATTAGAAAATACAGTGCTGCTTAA
- a CDS encoding type II toxin-antitoxin system RelE/ParE family toxin: MRVFKTKWFSKAAKSHAIKDSELCQAIEAAMQGKADDLGGGVYKKRLNQNRDRAIILAKGGEHWFYTFLYAKQDMANIDNRELAGFRELAKHYAALADEKITALIKNKELVEICHGCKK; the protein is encoded by the coding sequence ATGCGCGTATTTAAAACTAAATGGTTCAGCAAGGCGGCTAAATCGCACGCAATTAAAGATAGTGAGTTATGCCAGGCTATTGAGGCGGCGATGCAAGGTAAGGCTGACGACCTCGGCGGGGGAGTTTACAAGAAGCGGCTGAACCAGAATCGCGATCGCGCCATTATCCTGGCGAAAGGTGGGGAACACTGGTTTTACACGTTCCTGTATGCCAAACAGGATATGGCAAACATTGATAATCGCGAACTGGCCGGATTCCGTGAGTTAGCAAAGCACTACGCTGCCCTTGCTGATGAAAAGATTACGGCACTGATTAAGAATAAAGAACTGGTGGAGATTTGCCATGGCTGCAAAAAGTAA
- a CDS encoding phage polarity suppression protein encodes MSVKCIITELSDQPALIKNCALDHSSEYLREALSVWLAAGVEIKYSAQDRDILTAIGFRPHMASLADNQEKYTPVQNLIYALRKAELVRQEPV; translated from the coding sequence ATGTCTGTTAAATGCATAATTACGGAGTTAAGTGACCAGCCAGCGCTGATAAAAAATTGCGCCCTTGACCACTCGTCTGAATACCTGCGTGAAGCCCTCTCAGTGTGGTTAGCCGCCGGTGTAGAAATTAAATATTCAGCGCAGGACAGAGATATTTTAACAGCCATCGGATTCCGGCCTCACATGGCTTCGCTGGCAGATAATCAGGAAAAATATACACCCGTGCAGAACCTGATTTATGCACTCCGTAAGGCTGAACTGGTCAGGCAGGAGCCTGTGTAA
- a CDS encoding DNA-processing protein DprA, whose protein sequence is MNLSPTAQATLLLTSYFSKASSDDVKPLTNAEWGRFALWLKEKSTTPADLLVSEPKSILSTWQDSRISTERIIQLLNRGHSLALAVEKWHRAGLWVVTRSDPEYPKRLKQQLKTDSPPVLFGCGNKALLNVGGLAVIGSREANNADLSYTELVGSRAASEGIAIVSGGARGVDETAMVGAMLGGGNVIGVLADSLLKAATSAKWRKGLMNGSVMLISPFYPEAGFSTGNAMARNKYIYCLADSSLVIHSGKKGGTLSGAEENLKKCWVPLWVKPTNDSSAANTDLVAKGGHWCEADVHNLKVSDLFSVENSTASQKEAEQVDLFFMPAQSELFAKPASEFDLEVAENRIIVAHSIEQDEIQGSIDHEAEAEAAAAAAEAEAEAEAEAEAEAEAEAEAEAEKTVMQAVDFYQLFITELHRLTVSPITLDTLIENTGLHKSQLKEWLKRAIDEGQVKKLGRPVRYQIEKKNQKVV, encoded by the coding sequence ATGAATTTATCGCCAACAGCACAAGCCACATTATTGCTCACTAGTTATTTTTCCAAGGCGAGCAGTGATGATGTCAAACCCCTCACTAATGCTGAATGGGGTAGGTTTGCGTTATGGCTGAAAGAAAAATCCACAACACCAGCAGATTTGTTGGTATCTGAGCCTAAATCAATATTAAGCACCTGGCAGGATTCCCGCATCAGCACAGAACGCATTATACAGTTACTGAATCGTGGCCACAGCCTGGCGTTAGCCGTTGAAAAATGGCATCGAGCAGGTCTTTGGGTAGTTACCCGCTCTGATCCTGAATATCCCAAGCGCTTAAAACAGCAATTGAAAACCGACTCTCCGCCTGTGCTATTTGGTTGCGGTAATAAAGCTTTACTGAATGTTGGTGGTTTAGCGGTTATTGGCTCACGTGAGGCCAACAATGCGGACTTGTCTTATACCGAGCTGGTCGGTTCAAGAGCGGCATCAGAGGGCATTGCGATTGTATCCGGTGGTGCCCGTGGTGTGGATGAGACGGCTATGGTGGGAGCAATGCTTGGTGGCGGCAACGTTATTGGGGTACTGGCAGATAGCCTATTGAAAGCCGCTACCAGCGCAAAATGGCGCAAGGGTTTGATGAATGGCAGTGTAATGCTGATTTCGCCCTTTTACCCCGAGGCTGGCTTCAGCACTGGAAACGCTATGGCCCGAAACAAATATATCTATTGCTTGGCAGACAGCTCGCTGGTAATTCACTCGGGGAAAAAAGGCGGCACACTAAGCGGGGCAGAAGAAAACCTGAAAAAGTGTTGGGTGCCATTATGGGTAAAACCAACGAATGACAGTAGCGCGGCAAATACTGATTTAGTTGCGAAGGGAGGGCATTGGTGTGAGGCAGATGTTCACAACCTTAAGGTTTCTGATTTGTTCTCCGTAGAAAACTCTACTGCTTCGCAGAAAGAAGCTGAACAGGTTGATCTATTTTTCATGCCAGCACAGTCAGAATTATTTGCGAAACCTGCATCGGAATTTGATCTAGAGGTAGCGGAAAATCGAATAATTGTTGCTCACTCAATCGAACAAGATGAAATCCAGGGTTCAATCGATCACGAAGCAGAAGCAGAAGCAGCAGCAGCAGCAGCAGAAGCAGAAGCAGAAGCAGAAGCAGAAGCAGAAGCAGAAGCAGAAGCAGAAGCAGAAGCAGAAGCAGAAAAAACTGTAATGCAGGCTGTGGATTTTTATCAATTGTTTATTACTGAGCTCCATCGATTGACAGTAAGCCCTATTACACTTGATACCCTTATCGAGAACACTGGTCTGCATAAATCTCAATTGAAGGAATGGTTAAAACGAGCTATTGATGAGGGACAAGTGAAAAAACTCGGTCGTCCTGTTCGTTATCAAATAGAAAAGAAAAATCAAAAAGTTGTTTAA
- a CDS encoding antiterminator Q family protein produces MQRDIQKILLHWGGWVVHGRSGLGWSSVTAGFKGLVSRTSITKLSCCDEDGLIIDGCIAKLRNVQMEQECDFIECHYAKGMSKRSIGRKYKLNESEVRKRMAIAESFILGCLTASDETLELDLLYGFPCHQQPVPPQNVAAYR; encoded by the coding sequence ATGCAAAGAGATATTCAGAAGATACTTTTACATTGGGGTGGTTGGGTTGTTCATGGGCGCTCTGGCCTTGGCTGGTCATCTGTTACCGCTGGATTTAAAGGCTTGGTGAGCCGAACGAGCATTACTAAGCTTTCATGCTGTGACGAGGATGGACTGATCATTGATGGGTGTATTGCGAAATTGCGTAACGTCCAGATGGAACAAGAATGCGATTTTATCGAATGTCACTATGCTAAAGGCATGTCGAAACGTTCTATAGGCCGTAAATATAAGTTAAATGAAAGTGAAGTCCGTAAACGCATGGCAATAGCTGAAAGCTTTATCTTAGGCTGCTTAACCGCATCGGATGAAACTTTAGAACTGGATTTACTTTATGGTTTTCCTTGCCACCAGCAACCCGTACCGCCTCAAAATGTCGCTGCTTATAGGTAA
- a CDS encoding tyrosine-type recombinase/integrase, translating to MKLNARQIEAAKPKDKAYKLADGGGLYLEITPRGSKYWRMKYRRPTDKKEDRLAFGVYPVISLADARAKRNEAKKLIANGIDPKATQKETQAEASGEFNFETIARKWHSSNKRWGDYNRARVLRSLEQYIFPHIGKIDIRQLKTRELLVPIKAVDDADKVDVAKRLQQCVTAIMRYAVQCGIIESNPALDMAGALSTTKTEHHPALPPSRLPELLERTALFKGREVTRIAIEFGLLTFVRASKLRFVRWDEFDFDNAIWEIPGKREAIENVKFSERGMKMKTPHIVPLSSQAMALLEKLKEYSGDNRCLFPGDRDPNKVMSENTVNKALRVMGYDIKTEICYHGFRTMARGAMGESGIWADDVIERQLSHLERNNVKAAYLHTSHHLDECRLMLQWWADYLDANRQGFISPYDYAQSTGRG from the coding sequence ATGAAACTCAATGCCAGGCAAATAGAGGCAGCAAAGCCAAAAGATAAAGCCTATAAACTCGCTGATGGTGGCGGGTTGTATCTGGAAATTACTCCGCGAGGTTCAAAATACTGGCGTATGAAATACCGCCGACCTACTGATAAAAAAGAAGACAGGTTAGCATTTGGGGTTTACCCGGTAATTTCTCTTGCTGATGCCAGAGCTAAACGTAATGAGGCTAAAAAACTGATAGCTAATGGTATAGATCCCAAAGCAACACAGAAAGAGACACAAGCTGAGGCATCAGGCGAATTCAATTTTGAAACTATTGCTAGGAAATGGCACTCCAGTAATAAGCGGTGGGGTGACTATAACCGGGCGCGTGTACTGCGCAGCCTTGAACAATACATCTTTCCTCATATTGGTAAAATTGATATCCGTCAGTTAAAGACCCGTGAGCTACTTGTACCTATAAAAGCCGTTGATGATGCTGATAAGGTCGATGTTGCTAAACGTCTACAGCAATGTGTTACCGCTATTATGCGCTACGCTGTGCAATGTGGAATTATTGAAAGCAATCCCGCTTTAGATATGGCGGGGGCACTTTCTACAACGAAAACCGAACATCATCCTGCTTTACCGCCTAGCCGGTTACCTGAATTACTCGAAAGGACTGCTTTGTTTAAAGGGCGTGAAGTGACACGTATCGCTATTGAATTTGGTTTATTGACCTTTGTTAGAGCCAGTAAGCTACGTTTCGTTAGGTGGGATGAATTCGACTTTGATAATGCGATATGGGAAATACCCGGTAAGCGCGAAGCCATAGAAAACGTTAAGTTTTCAGAACGCGGGATGAAGATGAAAACACCGCACATAGTACCGTTGAGCAGTCAAGCTATGGCACTACTCGAAAAGCTTAAAGAATATAGCGGTGATAATCGATGTTTATTCCCCGGTGATAGAGACCCCAATAAGGTCATGAGCGAAAACACGGTGAATAAAGCACTTCGAGTTATGGGCTACGACATTAAGACAGAAATTTGTTACCACGGATTTAGAACAATGGCGCGGGGCGCTATGGGAGAGTCTGGGATTTGGGCTGATGATGTTATAGAGAGGCAACTGAGCCACTTGGAAAGAAATAATGTTAAAGCGGCTTACCTACACACATCACATCATTTAGATGAATGTCGCCTTATGTTGCAATGGTGGGCGGATTACCTAGATGCTAATAGGCAAGGATTTATTTCACCCTATGACTACGCCCAATCAACAGGCAGGGGATAA
- a CDS encoding competence protein CoiA family protein: protein MAMFEYAISNETKRLLHVDDAKNGRKCNCVCPGCDDQMIAKQGKIKEHHFAHATSEKKSCYMTMLHRFFQEYFSEQEILDIPEVKLSVLGREVDIPRRKVKILNAQLEATIGSHRADVLLLTNIYPLNLKMQDSEPGSCH from the coding sequence ATGGCCATGTTTGAGTATGCAATAAGTAATGAAACAAAGCGGCTACTTCATGTGGACGATGCTAAGAATGGGCGAAAGTGTAATTGTGTTTGCCCCGGCTGTGACGATCAGATGATCGCTAAGCAAGGTAAAATCAAAGAGCATCATTTCGCGCATGCAACATCTGAGAAAAAATCATGTTATATGACAATGCTTCATCGATTTTTCCAAGAGTATTTTTCTGAACAGGAAATTTTAGATATACCAGAAGTTAAATTATCGGTTTTGGGAAGAGAAGTAGATATACCTCGCAGAAAAGTTAAAATATTGAATGCTCAACTCGAAGCAACAATAGGTAGTCACCGTGCAGATGTTTTGTTGCTCACTAATATATACCCGCTTAACTTGAAGATGCAGGATTCAGAACCTGGAAGTTGTCATTAA
- a CDS encoding RecQ family ATP-dependent DNA helicase: MNRAQAQQLLQTALANPNAEFHDGQWEAIDALVNQRQKLLVVQRTGWGKSSVYFISTKIFRDRGMGPTIIVSPLLALMRNQIESAQRLRIIAETMNSTNTADWQTVTQRIINNQIDCLLISPERLANDNFIETVLHPIADRIALMVIDEAHCISDWGHDFRPDYRRIVNILRQLPPNTPVLGTTATANNRVVADIQTQLGNIQIQRGPLIRESLSLQTMVLPDQSSRLAWLAQVIPTLHGTGIVYTLTVRDAEQVANWLNVNGINARAYHSSIEADGFENSNDYRQYLEELLLTNQLKVLVATTALGMGYDKPDLSFVIHYQAPGSIVAYYQQVGRAGRGIDNAIGVLISGIEDQDIHKFFRNSAFPSETQVNEILQVLDNSDGLSLRSIEEQTNLRYGQIEKVLKLLSTENTAPVIKVGNLWRRIPVPYAMDRTRIAHLTNQRKQEWAEVQAYLSDTRCKMTFLRRVLDDHDPTPCGKCSSCIGQPVVNQAINPVLVHQAGTFLKHAEMIIQPRKQVATSNRAFPTYCFPRQLGCLVAQPGRVLSRWGDAGWGKTVIENKHSGYFSDELVDAMAEMISQRWQPNPSPTWVCCVPSLRHPNLVPAFACRLAQRLNLTFVDAVAKVQDNQPQKEQQNSFHQCHNLDGVFEITQIIQNQPVLLIDDIVDSGWTLTVIAALLQQAGSGIVYPAALASSSVKDS, encoded by the coding sequence ATGAATCGAGCTCAGGCCCAACAACTACTACAAACTGCACTAGCCAATCCAAATGCTGAGTTTCACGATGGTCAGTGGGAAGCTATTGATGCTTTAGTTAACCAACGGCAGAAACTGTTGGTAGTACAGCGTACTGGCTGGGGTAAAAGCTCAGTTTACTTTATCAGCACCAAAATTTTCCGTGATCGCGGCATGGGGCCGACGATTATTGTTTCTCCTTTGCTGGCTCTGATGCGTAACCAGATTGAGTCCGCCCAGCGCCTGCGCATCATAGCCGAGACTATGAATTCCACCAATACAGCGGACTGGCAGACGGTGACACAAAGGATTATAAATAATCAAATAGATTGCCTGCTGATTTCTCCTGAGCGGCTCGCCAATGATAACTTCATTGAAACCGTGCTTCATCCTATCGCTGACCGTATTGCTCTGATGGTGATCGACGAAGCCCACTGCATCTCCGACTGGGGCCATGACTTCCGCCCAGACTATCGGCGTATAGTCAATATTTTGCGCCAGTTGCCACCTAATACACCGGTATTAGGCACAACGGCCACTGCCAATAACCGCGTGGTGGCTGATATCCAAACACAACTGGGTAATATCCAGATCCAGCGTGGTCCACTGATCCGTGAAAGCCTCTCGCTACAAACTATGGTGCTGCCTGATCAATCCTCTCGCCTAGCTTGGTTGGCGCAAGTGATTCCCACATTGCATGGTACTGGCATTGTGTACACCTTAACAGTGCGTGATGCCGAACAGGTAGCAAATTGGTTGAACGTCAATGGCATAAATGCCAGAGCCTACCATAGCAGTATTGAGGCTGATGGTTTTGAAAACAGTAACGATTACCGACAATATCTTGAAGAGTTATTGCTAACCAATCAACTTAAGGTGCTGGTGGCAACTACTGCATTGGGTATGGGGTACGACAAGCCGGACTTAAGCTTTGTGATTCACTATCAAGCACCAGGTTCTATCGTGGCTTACTACCAGCAGGTTGGCCGCGCAGGGCGTGGTATCGACAACGCTATTGGTGTGTTGATATCTGGTATAGAAGATCAAGATATTCATAAGTTTTTCAGGAATTCGGCATTCCCATCAGAAACTCAGGTAAACGAAATTTTGCAAGTACTAGATAATAGTGATGGTTTATCGCTTCGTAGCATTGAAGAGCAAACCAACCTACGCTATGGCCAGATTGAAAAGGTATTAAAACTGCTAAGTACAGAGAACACCGCTCCTGTGATTAAAGTCGGAAACTTATGGCGCAGAATACCCGTGCCTTATGCTATGGATCGCACCCGTATCGCTCACCTCACCAACCAGCGTAAGCAAGAGTGGGCTGAAGTACAGGCTTATCTGTCAGATACCAGATGTAAGATGACTTTCTTGCGCCGTGTACTGGATGATCACGACCCTACACCTTGTGGCAAATGCTCGTCATGCATCGGCCAGCCTGTTGTTAATCAGGCTATTAATCCAGTGTTAGTTCATCAGGCAGGCACTTTTCTTAAACATGCCGAAATGATTATCCAGCCAAGAAAACAGGTAGCAACTTCTAATCGAGCCTTTCCTACATATTGTTTTCCACGGCAGTTAGGTTGCTTAGTTGCTCAGCCAGGTAGGGTTCTCTCTCGATGGGGAGATGCTGGTTGGGGAAAGACTGTTATTGAAAATAAACATTCGGGTTATTTTTCTGATGAACTAGTTGATGCTATGGCTGAAATGATCTCACAGCGTTGGCAGCCTAATCCTAGTCCAACTTGGGTGTGTTGTGTTCCTTCCTTAAGACACCCGAATTTAGTCCCTGCATTTGCATGTCGTTTAGCACAAAGATTGAACCTGACATTTGTTGATGCGGTAGCAAAAGTTCAAGATAACCAGCCCCAAAAGGAACAACAAAATAGTTTTCATCAATGCCACAACCTTGACGGTGTTTTTGAGATAACACAAATTATACAAAATCAACCAGTACTCCTTATCGACGACATCGTTGACTCTGGTTGGACTCTTACCGTTATTGCAGCTTTGTTACAGCAAGCGGGTAGTGGTATTGTATATCCCGCAGCACTTGCCTCTTCTTCGGTGAAAGACTCATGA